A genomic window from Cricetulus griseus strain 17A/GY chromosome 4, alternate assembly CriGri-PICRH-1.0, whole genome shotgun sequence includes:
- the LOC100769173 gene encoding olfactory receptor 1537 isoform X2 produces the protein MKNMEARNHCTMTEFFLAGLSEKTELQMPLFFLFIGIYVVTVASNLGMITLILLSSHLHNPMYYFLSSLSFIDFCQSTVVIPKMLVGFVSGKNLISYPACMSQLYFLIIFGVAECYTLAAMAYDRYVAICKPLFYSVTMSYQIYSSLIAGVYIFSVLSASVHTGFMIRIQFCKLDVINHYFCDLLPLLKLAHSNTHINELLILIFGSLNICLPILTIISSYTSIIASILHIRSTEGRTKAFSTCSSHISAVAIFFGSAAFMYLQPSSVNSMDQGKVSSVFYTTVVPMLNPLIYSMRNKDVSAALKKILQRKTFM, from the coding sequence ATGAAGAACATGGAAGCAAGAAACCACTGCACAATGACTGAGTTCTTCTTAGCTGGGCTTTCAGAGAAGACTGAACTCCAGAtgcccctcttctttctcttcatagGAATCTATGTGGTCACTGTAGCAAGCAATCTGGGCATGATCACACTGATTTTGCTCAGTTCCCACCTGCACAACCCCATGTACTATTTCCTCAGCAGTCTGTCCTTCATTGACTTCTGTCAGTCCACAGTTGTCATCCCTAAAATGCTGGTTGGCTTTGTGTCAGGGAAGAATCTCATCTCCTACCCTGCATGCATGTCTCAGCTCTATTTCCTTATCATTTTTGGCGTTGCAGAGTGTTACACATTAGCTGCAATGGCATATGACCGCTATGTTGCCATCTGTAAACCCTTGTTTTACAGTGTCACCATGTCCTATCAGATTTACAGTTCCCTGATTGCAGGAGTGTATATTTTTAGTGTGCTCAGTGCATCAGTTCACACAGGGTTCATGATTAGGATTCAGTTCTGCAAATTAGATGTGATCAACCACTATTTCTGTGACCTTCTTCCCCTCTTGAAGCTTGCACACTCTAATACCCATATCAATGAATTGTTGATTCTAATTTTTGGTTCATTGAACATCTGTTTGCCTATCCTTACCATTATTAGTTCCTACACCTCCATCATTGCCAGTATCCTCCACATTCGCTCCACAGAAGGCAGGACCAAAGCCTTTAGTACTTGCAGTTCCCACATTTCTGCTGTTGCTATCTTCTTTGGTTCTGCTGCGTTCATGTACTTACAGCCATCATCAGTGAATTCGATGGACCAAGGAAAAGTGTCATCTGTGTTTTATACTACTGTTGTTCCTATGCTGAATCCTTTGATATACAGCATGAGGAATAAAGATGTCAGTGCTGCCCTgaaaaaaatacttcaaagaaaaacattcatgTAA
- the LOC100769173 gene encoding olfactory receptor 1537 isoform X1, with product MKNMEARNHCTMTEFFLAGLSEKTELQMPLFFLFIGIYVVTVASNLGMITLILLSSHLHNPMYYFLSSLSFIDFCQSTVVIPKMLVGFVSGKNLISYPACMSQLYFLIIFGVAECYTLAAMAYDRYVAICKPLFYSVTMSYQIYSSLIAGVYIFSVLSASVHTGFMIRIQFCKLDVINHYFCDLLPLLKLAHSNTHINELLILIFGSLNICLPILTIISSYTSIIASILHIRSTEGRTKAFSTCSSHISAVAIFFGSAAFMYLQPSSVNSMDQGKVSSVFYTTVVPMLNPLIYSMRNKDVSAALKKILHASRSHL from the coding sequence ATGAAGAACATGGAAGCAAGAAACCACTGCACAATGACTGAGTTCTTCTTAGCTGGGCTTTCAGAGAAGACTGAACTCCAGAtgcccctcttctttctcttcatagGAATCTATGTGGTCACTGTAGCAAGCAATCTGGGCATGATCACACTGATTTTGCTCAGTTCCCACCTGCACAACCCCATGTACTATTTCCTCAGCAGTCTGTCCTTCATTGACTTCTGTCAGTCCACAGTTGTCATCCCTAAAATGCTGGTTGGCTTTGTGTCAGGGAAGAATCTCATCTCCTACCCTGCATGCATGTCTCAGCTCTATTTCCTTATCATTTTTGGCGTTGCAGAGTGTTACACATTAGCTGCAATGGCATATGACCGCTATGTTGCCATCTGTAAACCCTTGTTTTACAGTGTCACCATGTCCTATCAGATTTACAGTTCCCTGATTGCAGGAGTGTATATTTTTAGTGTGCTCAGTGCATCAGTTCACACAGGGTTCATGATTAGGATTCAGTTCTGCAAATTAGATGTGATCAACCACTATTTCTGTGACCTTCTTCCCCTCTTGAAGCTTGCACACTCTAATACCCATATCAATGAATTGTTGATTCTAATTTTTGGTTCATTGAACATCTGTTTGCCTATCCTTACCATTATTAGTTCCTACACCTCCATCATTGCCAGTATCCTCCACATTCGCTCCACAGAAGGCAGGACCAAAGCCTTTAGTACTTGCAGTTCCCACATTTCTGCTGTTGCTATCTTCTTTGGTTCTGCTGCGTTCATGTACTTACAGCCATCATCAGTGAATTCGATGGACCAAGGAAAAGTGTCATCTGTGTTTTATACTACTGTTGTTCCTATGCTGAATCCTTTGATATACAGCATGAGGAATAAAGATGTCAGTGCTGCCCTgaaaaaaatac
- the LOC100769655 gene encoding olfactory receptor 1537-like isoform X3, whose product MAAGNNCTVTKFFLAGLSEKPELQMPLFILFMGIYVVTVAGNLGMITLIVLSSQLHNPMYYFLSSLSFIDCCQSTVVTPKMLMSFMTEKNLISYPACMTQLYFFIIFGSAECCTLAAMAYDRYVAICNPLLYSVTMSYQIYSSLIAGVYIFSVLSASVHIGFLIRVQFCKLDVINHYFCDILPLLKLAHSNTYINELLILILGSLNICVPILTIITSYISIIASILRIHSSEGRTKAFSTCSSHISAVAIFFGSAAFMYLQPSSVNSMDQGKVSSVFYTTVVPMLNPLIYSLRNKDVSMSLKKICQRKTFI is encoded by the coding sequence ATGGCAGCAGGAAACAACTGCACAGTGACTAAGTTCTTCTTGGCTGGGCTCTCAGAGAAGCCAGAACTCCAGATGCCCCTCTTTATTCTCTTCATGGGAATCTATGTGGTCACTGTAGCAGGCAATTTGGGCATGATCACATTAATTGTGCTAAGTTCCCAACTTCACAACCCCATGTACTATTTCCTCAGCAGTCTTTCTTTCATTGACTGCTGTCAGTCCACAGTTGTTACCCCTAAAATGCTGATGAGCTTTATGACAGAGAAGAACCTGATCTCCTATCCTGCATGCATGACTCAGCTctatttcttcatcatttttgGCAGTGCAGAGTGTTGCACATTAGCCGCAATGGCATATGACCGCTATGTTGCCATCTGTAACCCCCTCCTTTACAGTGTCACCATGTCCTATCAGATTTACAGTTCCTTGATTGCAGGAGTGTATATTTTTAGTGTGCTCAGTGCATCAGTTCACATAGGCTTCCTCATAAGAGTTCAGTTCTGCAAATTAGATGTGATCAATCACTATTTCTGTGATATTCTTCCCCTCTTAAAGCTTGCACACTCTAATACCTATATCAATGAATTGCTGATTCTAATTTTGGGTTCATTGAACATCTGTGTCCCAATCCTCACCATTATTACTTCCTACATCTCCATCATTGCCAGCATCCTCCGCATTCATTCCTCAGAAGGCAGGACCAAAGCCTTCAGTACTTGCAGTTCCCACATCTCTGCTGTTGCTATCTTCTTTGGTTCTGCTGCGTTCATGTACTTGCAGCCATCATCAGTGAATTCAATGGACCAAGGAAAAGTGTCATCTGTGTTTTATACTACTGTGGTTCCCATGCTGAACCCCTtgatctacagcctgaggaataaGGATGTCAGTATGTCCCTCAAGAAAATAtgtcaaagaaaaacattcatataa